A stretch of Bombina bombina isolate aBomBom1 chromosome 2, aBomBom1.pri, whole genome shotgun sequence DNA encodes these proteins:
- the MRPL52 gene encoding 39S ribosomal protein L52, mitochondrial isoform X1 yields the protein MAAPMFVTRLQMCVRLQSSAALYVSHRGLQSNTVLSAGQDWRIRHGFARSNTEYGPLADLPDWSFADGRPAPPTKGQIRRKDEREAFARRVVLLSTEMEQGLQNWRDKQQRLMEEKLEKEKNQLKSKAVPKKHTSRK from the exons atggcggcgcccatgtTTG TAACGCGTCTGCAGATGTGCGTGAGGCTGCAAAGTAGTGCAGCACTATATGTATCACACAGAGGTCTACAGAGCAATACAGTATTGTCTGCAGGACAGGACTGGAGAATAAG ACATGGGTTTGCTCGCAGTAATACTGAATATGGCCCCTTGGCTGACCTCCCGGACTGGAGCTTTGCAG ATGGACGCCCAGCCCCACCTACAAAAGGACAAATTAGGAGAAAAGATGAAAGAGAAGCTTTTGCT CGCCGCGTGGTCCTACTGAGCACAGAAATGGAGCAAGGCTTGCAGAACTGGCGTGACAAGCAACAAAGGCTCATGGAAGAGAAACTGGAAAAAGAAAAGAACCAACTTAAGTCCAAAGCAGTTCCCAAAAAGCACACATCCCGTAAATAA
- the MRPL52 gene encoding 39S ribosomal protein L52, mitochondrial isoform X2, with protein sequence MCVRLQSSAALYVSHRGLQSNTVLSAGQDWRIRHGFARSNTEYGPLADLPDWSFADGRPAPPTKGQIRRKDEREAFARRVVLLSTEMEQGLQNWRDKQQRLMEEKLEKEKNQLKSKAVPKKHTSRK encoded by the exons ATGTGCGTGAGGCTGCAAAGTAGTGCAGCACTATATGTATCACACAGAGGTCTACAGAGCAATACAGTATTGTCTGCAGGACAGGACTGGAGAATAAG ACATGGGTTTGCTCGCAGTAATACTGAATATGGCCCCTTGGCTGACCTCCCGGACTGGAGCTTTGCAG ATGGACGCCCAGCCCCACCTACAAAAGGACAAATTAGGAGAAAAGATGAAAGAGAAGCTTTTGCT CGCCGCGTGGTCCTACTGAGCACAGAAATGGAGCAAGGCTTGCAGAACTGGCGTGACAAGCAACAAAGGCTCATGGAAGAGAAACTGGAAAAAGAAAAGAACCAACTTAAGTCCAAAGCAGTTCCCAAAAAGCACACATCCCGTAAATAA